The Gadus macrocephalus chromosome 1, ASM3116895v1 DNA window TATAAAACTAACACTTATTAATTCAAATCATTTTAAATCCAAGCATCATGCAAATCGATGAACCAATGAAACACAGCAACCCCCATTTTAGtgggtcaaataaaataaaataaaacaccctGAATGAAATCTAAAGTGCAAACCATTGGCATCAGAATAATACCATTAATAAATATTCTGGATCAACAAATGCCCCCTTCTCAATAACTAACTGATGAAAAGGAATTGCGCAGAAATGGGATTTCCAACTCCCATCCCTTCAAGACCGGTACTTGTAGCGCTGAACTTCAGTTCATCATCTTTTCAAGCTCATCCAGGTCATCAGTGTCCAATTTCACTATTTTGCGGTCTGGAAGAAGTGATTACATATTATTTCCTTTTTAAATGGGTTCCATCTAAGTGCATTAAACCTACACTGTGGAACTTTGAACTGCAGCTACACATTGAGCATTAGTTGACTTATGATGCATAACGAACCATTACAGCCatcacaagccgttttgaaaatgtgcagcttctgacatcacaggtgggcatgTCAACCTAGATGTAAGCTGGATagatcggtctaccagcctacccagtagactgtagcaaacgttgctcatctatccttcatatctaggtggaaacgcccacctgtgatgtcagaagatgcACATtctcaaaacagcttgtaatggctaatcaaactcacaccgGGTGGTATAGTttgtcccctttaaacaaatCCGAAACAAACTATTGAGATTTCATTTAAACTTGCTGAACATACCAAAGTGGAGTTCAATCTGGTGGATGAGATCCATGGTTTCTTGGCTGTCAACCATATTGAAGGCAAAACCTTTTTTGCCAAAGCGCCCGGTGCGGCCAATCCGGTGGAGGTACGTCTCATTGTCTGAGTTTCCATCTCTGCCAACAGGCAGATCGAAGTTGACCACGATGGACACTTGCTCCACATCAATACCTGGGGAGCCAGCACATTTCAGAGCATTTCTTTGACATTTGAACCGGTTCTTATCTTAAAGGGCTGCCGTCCGGGCTAGACATAGCCTACCTCTTGAGCAGACATTGGTGGTCACGAGCACCTTTTCCTTTCCCTCCCTGAAGCGCTCGATGACGGCTGCCCTCTGCTCCACCATCATCTCGCCACTAAGCAAGGCCACCTGGTGGCCCTCGCTGGACAGCTGTCCGCTAAGCCAGGATGCCATCCTGCGAGTCTGAGAAGGCATTGTTGTCATTTTGCTCAAACACATTAAATGGCTATGGGTAAATCCACTCTGGTTAGGCCCTGGAAAGGGGATGCTAGGAGGTTAGAGCTTGTTATGGCAATTTCATGATCATCCTAAATTCAAGGCTAGGCAATCTCTATGCTATGCTCCCTTCCCCCACTCCCTCAATGTAGACTTGTCCCAGAACATGGGCTCAAGTAGTTTCATGATGGTATAGGCAAACCCCGGATTTTGTAGCGATTATTGTTAAGCCATAATGCATCATGAGTGACTCACTTGGCAGAAGATCATGGCCTGTGCGATGGTAAGACTCCCATAAATATTGCAAAGAGCGGAGAActtgtcctccttctccttgcaGACCACATAGAATTGCTTGATGGTGTCCAGAGTCTCCTCCTCGCGCTTCAGCTTAATGATGTTGGGGTCGGGGATAATCCTCTCCGCAAAACTCCACACAGAGTCCTCGAAGGTGGctgacagcagcagcatctgacAGTCCTTTGGCAACAATCTGCACCAGAGCATTTGAGAAAACATACAGATCTAACACAAACCATATAGTTTAAACCCGTATAATCAAGCCTTCTCACTGGATTGGTGGGAAAAATACGATGAAACACAAGTCctattccaaaaaaaaaagactattACAATTGAATAGACAACTGAATAGAGTTGGCCGCCATGTCAAAGACTCATCATGCACAGGTTTCTCGCTCCATGTCAAGAAATGCTTGTGCTGCTGTATTGGGGCTTGCCTCTGAATCCGGATGCTCTGGTCCTGGTGTCCCTGGGTGGCGATCATGACGTCCGCCTCGTCCAGAACAAACACGCGGATCTTCTTTGGGTCAAAGAACTTCAGCTTGAGGCCCCAGTCGAGGACGGTGCCCGGCGTTCCGATCACGATGTGCTCCTGGATGGTGGTGCCGCGCAACACTAGGGAACAGGACCATAGCAACTAGTAGCAAACAGGCACTTCGCAATGCACTAGTCTGCATGACTCGAGTTTCATGAGAATGTAAGTAGCCTGCCGTTTTCTCCTTTACAAGTTCTTAGTGCCATTTTTAAATGGATTGATGCTTCAGAAAGTTCATTCTGGAATATTTTTTAATCCccaaaaaaatgtataacaatCTGTGGACGGAAGTGTAATATAGTTATACATTTTACACATCATTAGAGCCAAGACATTCTTACATCTATTTCCCCGAACGGCATAGGCCAGTTTGACTTCGGGATAAAACTTCCCCATCTGCTCAATGACATGGCCGATCTGCACAGCAAGCTCGTATGTGGGTGCGATGCAGAGGCACTGAAACCCAAAAGAGATGGAAAAGAGCCAATAAATAGATGGTTCACTTGAGACCCCATGAGCCTTACTGTAGACTGCAACAACACATAAACTTACCTGGGTCCATTTGTTAGCTGGGTTTACATGGCTGAGCATCGCAAGAGAAAATGCAGCTGTTTTCCCTGTGCCAGACTGAGACTGGGCAATCAGATTCTGAGGTCTGAAGACAAACGTCACCAGTGTGCATTTCTAGCTTAGGGATAAATTGTTCAATCATAATCACCAATCATACAACTTTGTCATCTTAGCCTTTTAAATTCATCATGTGTAATACAAATACTAATCCATGCAAAACAACCTGATAGATGTTCAACAGTAATTAATATCAGCACAGTGTACTACCAAGTGCAGGGCACTTACGGCTCGGCCAGCATCATGGGCAGAGCGTTTTCTTGGATCCTCGATGGTCTATTGAAGCCCATGGTGTAGACTCCCTGAAGTAACTGAGGTTTCCTGTTTAATATGCATGTCGAGATAATACAAACATTACGTTAAAAAAAGAAGACCCCATTAGGCAAATCActtcaaaaatgaaaaaaattgcaCAACAAGATATGCAGAAGCACTTTTACCAACAGACGGCTAATTATACCTACATATTAGTTTGTTTACTTTGTTGGAGGCCACTAGTGCATACTGCACTGTGAATATTTATTATACTGCTCAGTGTTAAAATTAAACCTTGCCAGCGGCCGGACAACCCAATCTACCATCGAGCAACTGTCCCCCTCTGAACTAGTGACAATGGTGGACAGATAAGTTATGAAGTTCACACATTTGCTTCTCCCTCATGGAAGAATATGTtctccattatttatttattataagtaCATATTTTGCAAGGGCTATTCATCGGTAATGCTTCAAGTGCAATGATAAGGATTTTGATACAGGCTCAGTGTACATCTCAATAATACCGAGTCAGATGCTGAGGTATCCACCATTTAAATTTCATTTTAGTGCCAATATTgggtagcctggctccgcccgcccaagtacttccgctcaatttgaatttcccttcagtactaggtctggacctgctatatgtaatttggttttctgcgCTACCACAGCGTgcgcccaatcagcgaacagagagcgtgtctgagaacaatgacgttgtCAACGATTAGACCCAGCTTCGAAAGTTGACTGCATACATCATCTCTGGCCTTACTATAAAatattgatttacaatgtgcaatttttccctgatatattaaattcgacgaacaaaacctgcagctgtcgttgacggacattttcgtgcagacgcgcaaggtgtttggtttgtgtacaacctgcgcgtgattcccggcgcatgacatacgttacaaccaaacgttagcgattggttatggcagatccagagtggcactgggcagatccaatcattttaaacttcaacagacacccgccttcaagtgagttaacgtttgtcaattgattaggtccagactctgtacaaatgaaatgaaattaaGTGAAGTacgagtctggtagaaccaggctaaatATTGGGTGCTTGGTATGCAAATTGAATAACACCTTCAAACAAGCCTAATATTTCACCCACTTACAGTCTCAGTTCTTCGAATGTCTTCACAGAGAATAGAGGAGAGTTTGGGTCTCGCTGGAGAACCTCAACTTGATTTCGGTTTTTCACAAGATTATGGCGAATCAATTTATTCAACAGTGACTGTTCAGCTGGATCCACTgtaaaaggagaaaaaaataagaaaaagtaACATAGCAATTCAATGAAAAGACGGCCTAACTTTGAGAATCCATTAGCTTTCAACATTAATGAATGATTCCAATAGTCATATCATCATCATGTTGTTCACGTGTTTAGATATTGTGAAAAATACCCTTATCTTTTTTGCCTTCCTTTCCCATCGAATATGGCAAGACGTTACCTAgccaaatgtacacacacacacaccaaatataCATGTTAACATGGCTTCACAACATTTTGATTTAAATTATACGAGAAATATTTACCATTTATATCGTCCTTTAGCAGGGAGCACGGGACATTGGAACTAGCCATGCTTTTAAAAGTTCCAACCTGTTAACAAAACACAAACTTTATAGAGGTCATGTGAACAATGCAGACCTCTACAGCAAGTCAACCACGAGGGAATCAGTCTACAAACACAACTGATGAGCTGCTAGCCGGGCGGTGGCTAGGTTAATAAGTTAGCACGACATATTGAAAACCGATGGCCCATCCGTTGCGGTGGATTAAACCTTAGAAGTCACCTGTGCGGGCTTGGTCTGCACTCCAGGATCACCGCAGCCCTTCGCCACTGAATGTGAAGCCATTCTCCGACGTTATTGCGGTGATGAAACCGTGTTTTTTAAGGCGGGGAAAAACAGTGAAGTTGGATCAGAAGTTTGTCTGTGAGCGACAGCGTGCTGAGTGCTGACTGAATGCGTCGCGTCAATCAAACATCAGCCAACCAGCAGCAGCCGTCAGCCGTCTCTATCACGTCTGCGGAGCCACGCTGgaccccgccccctgcaggGCCAGGGACCATAGAGATCTGCCTGCTGCGGACCGGACCGCAGGAGCCAATCTCCTGCCGAGTTGAAGGGGACCTCATAGTGTTGGACAATCAGGGTGAGTTTACACTGCTACGGAGGCCTGCTGtgcttcagataaaacaattattttcagAGCACTTGGGGGTAATCATTAACTCATTAAAATAATTTTCACTCATTCTCACTCAACATTTCCCACGGATAGCAAATTCCCTCCCTGGGGAGACAAGCAGACATTATGGTTTATTATGTCATTGCAAGGTTAATCCATCGTCGGTGAGTGGGTGTAAAGGCTACAAAAGGGCACAGGGAGAAGAAAAGAGAGCTCAGACAGGCAGGTTGCCAGTCTGGGAGGGACCAGAACCATCAGGTCGGCAGACCTAATTTGTCCGTCGCTCCCACCGCAGTGACTGCTAGGCCGGCCAGGAGGCTGCTGATTGGTCACTTTGTGGGACAATTATTTCCGAGCCAAAGTGAGAGTGACAAAACATAATTTGCTGCTGTATATTTCTGAAGGACAACTCTATTTGTCACTCAGGTAGGAGTTAAACGAACACCATAGGTGGAAGTGCCTGTTTTTTGGATCAAATTGCCCCACGTTACCTTTCACCAAGAGGGGCCGGCTACTACGTAACGTTACTTCTGTAGGGTCTAATGCTCATTCGGCTTTGACTCATTATGTTTATATCGGTTTATTCAGTTTTATAAATAGCTAAATGAATTGGTCATGAATAGGTCATTACATTAAAACAAgttttgacccccccccccccccccccccccccccccatcgataGATCTACACTCACTCCTTATTCTCATCTTTTCATTTGCCACCAAAACAACGGGTGCAATGGGAAGGACTGGCATGTCAGGTGGTAGATGTCAGAAAAGTAGTAATGGTGTTTTGTAAAATCTGGTAATCTCCTCAGATAGCTCTGCGTGATGAGAAGTGATTAGCGCAGTCGTGTTAGGTGCTGGTGGCCGCAATCTCGTGACGTGATGCTATTAGTAACCTAGCAACCGCAGGAAAATCTAACCATATTTCTCAATCAATTCCTCGTGGGTAAGATAATTAAATGAATCAGATCGCCAGAAAAGAGTACCCCTAACTACTATAATGttgacttattattatta harbors:
- the ddx19a gene encoding ATP-dependent RNA helicase DDX19A, giving the protein MASHSVAKGCGDPGVQTKPAQVGTFKSMASSNVPCSLLKDDINGNVLPYSMGKEGKKDKVDPAEQSLLNKLIRHNLVKNRNQVEVLQRDPNSPLFSVKTFEELRLKPQLLQGVYTMGFNRPSRIQENALPMMLAEPPQNLIAQSQSGTGKTAAFSLAMLSHVNPANKWTQCLCIAPTYELAVQIGHVIEQMGKFYPEVKLAYAVRGNRLLRGTTIQEHIVIGTPGTVLDWGLKLKFFDPKKIRVFVLDEADVMIATQGHQDQSIRIQRLLPKDCQMLLLSATFEDSVWSFAERIIPDPNIIKLKREEETLDTIKQFYVVCKEKEDKFSALCNIYGSLTIAQAMIFCQTRRMASWLSGQLSSEGHQVALLSGEMMVEQRAAVIERFREGKEKVLVTTNVCSRGIDVEQVSIVVNFDLPVGRDGNSDNETYLHRIGRTGRFGKKGFAFNMVDSQETMDLIHQIELHFDRKIVKLDTDDLDELEKMMN